A window of Bradyrhizobium sp. AZCC 1610 contains these coding sequences:
- a CDS encoding LysR family transcriptional regulator — MRRRTKLSHLPLNALRAFEATARHLSFTRAGLELRVTQAAVSQHVKVLEDRLGVQLFRRLPRGVALTDEGQLLLPSIVEAFGRLTETLNRFEDGRYQDVIAVGVVGTFASGWLLPRLDAFRKAHPRIDLRLFTNNNRIDIAGEGLDYAIRFGDGLWHGTEATHLMGAPFTPFCAPSLVRRLSRPADLKREVLLRSYRQEEWPRWFTAAGLQSPVLKGMVFDSSITIASAAARGFGVALLPEALFQDEIRQRRLVRPFKIEVALGDYWITSLHSRRPSPAMLSFKSWLLETIAARKGSPGKQAAT; from the coding sequence ATGCGGCGCCGGACGAAGCTTTCGCACCTTCCGCTCAATGCACTACGGGCCTTTGAAGCGACGGCGCGCCACCTGAGTTTCACCCGTGCTGGCCTGGAACTTCGCGTTACGCAGGCTGCCGTCAGCCAGCACGTGAAAGTCCTCGAGGACCGGCTTGGCGTACAGTTGTTTCGCCGGCTGCCGCGCGGCGTCGCGCTCACCGATGAAGGACAATTGCTGCTGCCGAGCATTGTCGAGGCATTCGGCCGGCTCACCGAAACGCTCAATCGTTTTGAAGACGGTCGCTATCAGGACGTCATCGCGGTCGGCGTGGTCGGTACCTTCGCTTCGGGATGGCTGCTGCCGCGGCTCGACGCTTTTAGGAAGGCGCATCCGCGGATCGATTTGCGCCTGTTCACCAACAACAATCGTATCGATATCGCGGGCGAAGGCCTCGATTACGCGATCAGGTTTGGCGATGGCCTTTGGCACGGCACCGAGGCGACCCACTTGATGGGGGCGCCATTTACCCCATTCTGCGCGCCTTCGCTGGTGCGCAGGCTGAGCCGGCCGGCCGATCTCAAGCGCGAGGTGCTGCTGCGTTCCTACCGGCAGGAGGAGTGGCCGCGCTGGTTTACGGCAGCGGGACTGCAGAGTCCGGTCCTCAAGGGAATGGTATTCGATTCATCGATCACGATCGCCAGTGCCGCGGCGCGTGGTTTCGGCGTTGCGTTGTTGCCGGAGGCATTGTTTCAGGACGAGATCCGGCAACGGCGGCTGGTACGTCCTTTCAAGATCGAAGTGGCGCTTGGCGATTATTGGATTACCTCACTGCACTCCCGGCGACCATCACCTGCGATGCTCTCATTCAAGAGCTGGTTGCTGGAAACGATCGCGGCAAGGAAGGGAAGCCCCGGCAAGCAGGCCGCAACTTAG
- a CDS encoding MFS transporter, whose protein sequence is MDNKTPEGDALARPLKPGRVALNVLALCFTLALIGRGLGESFTVFLKPISENFGWDRAQVVSVYSLTWLAGGLTAPVVGRLFDRYGPRTVYSLGLLLLGGAFLVASQAQALWQFQLSVGLAVGIGIAFIGNVPNSILLGRWFGVRLPTAMAVVYSAAGAGVLVLLPASQILIDLVGWRGAYQIFGIVALCLLVPLLLLPWRLFSTGSPHIAKKADPDFVDGGWTLASAMRHHAFWALFATFFFTAVGMYALAAQIVAYLIDAGFPPLQAATAWGFSGVVLLFGMLGVTQLDAMIGRRPSVLLSYAISIIGIILLWLLQYYPNFWLLGAFVVTFGSMIGSRGPLITATAMKIFRGERVGTIYGTISIGSGLGSGLGAWAGGLIHDWTHSYNPVIAFALVAVVLGMIPFLVVPALRR, encoded by the coding sequence ATGGATAACAAGACGCCAGAGGGAGATGCGTTAGCCAGGCCGCTCAAGCCGGGGCGTGTAGCGCTCAACGTGCTGGCGCTGTGCTTTACGCTGGCGCTTATCGGCCGCGGCCTCGGCGAGAGCTTTACGGTTTTCCTAAAGCCGATCTCGGAGAATTTCGGCTGGGACCGCGCCCAGGTGGTCTCGGTCTATTCGCTGACCTGGCTGGCGGGCGGGCTGACGGCGCCCGTGGTCGGCCGGCTGTTCGACCGCTACGGCCCCCGCACTGTCTATTCGCTGGGACTGCTGCTGCTCGGCGGCGCGTTCCTGGTGGCGTCGCAGGCGCAAGCGCTGTGGCAATTCCAGTTGAGCGTCGGGCTCGCCGTCGGGATCGGCATCGCCTTCATCGGCAACGTGCCGAATTCGATCCTGCTCGGCCGCTGGTTCGGCGTACGCCTGCCGACCGCGATGGCGGTGGTCTATTCCGCGGCCGGCGCGGGCGTGCTGGTGCTGTTGCCGGCCTCGCAAATCCTGATCGATCTTGTCGGCTGGCGCGGCGCCTACCAGATCTTCGGCATCGTCGCGCTCTGCCTGCTGGTGCCGTTGTTGCTGCTGCCGTGGCGGCTGTTCTCCACGGGCTCGCCACACATCGCCAAAAAAGCCGATCCCGATTTCGTCGACGGAGGTTGGACGCTCGCCAGCGCGATGCGCCACCACGCGTTCTGGGCGCTGTTCGCCACCTTCTTCTTCACGGCGGTGGGGATGTATGCGCTTGCCGCACAGATCGTCGCCTATCTGATCGACGCCGGCTTTCCACCGCTGCAGGCGGCGACCGCCTGGGGCTTTTCCGGCGTCGTGCTGCTGTTCGGCATGCTGGGGGTCACGCAACTCGATGCGATGATCGGACGAAGGCCATCGGTGCTGCTCAGCTACGCGATCTCGATCATCGGCATCATCCTGCTGTGGCTGTTGCAGTACTATCCGAACTTCTGGCTGCTCGGCGCCTTTGTCGTGACGTTCGGCAGCATGATCGGCTCACGCGGTCCGCTGATCACGGCGACCGCGATGAAGATATTTCGCGGCGAGCGGGTCGGCACGATCTACGGCACGATCTCGATCGGCAGCGGGCTTGGCTCAGGGCTCGGCGCCTGGGCCGGCGGCCTGATCCACGACTGGACCCACAGCTATAATCCCGTGATCGCCTTCGCGCTGGTGGCTGTAGTGCTCGGAATGATCCCGTTTTTGGTCGTGCCGGCGCTGCGGCGCTAG
- the tyrS gene encoding tyrosine--tRNA ligase, producing MTKFKSDFLNILQERGFIHQCSDFEGLDALAAKGQAIAYVGYDCTAPSLHIGNYLTMMMLYWLQQSGNKPITLMGGGTTMVGDPSGKDESRAIRSIEEIEANKASIRGVFAKVLRYGSGLSDAIMLDNAEWLTKLNYIEMLRDVGRHFSVNRMLTMDSVRLRLEREQEMSFIEFNYMVCQAYDFVELARRTGCRLQMGGSDQWGNIVNGVDLGRRMGTPQLFALTTPLLTTASGAKMGKTAQGAVWLNADQFSPYDFWQYWRNVEDADVVKFLKLFTILPMGEIEKLAALQGGEINEAKKVLATEATALLHGREAANTAAETARQTFEQGTIAESLPTVEVSRGELAAGIGVPGAFVKAGLVASNGEARRQIKGGGLRVNDAAVTDEKMMLTPSNLTPEGVIKLSMGKKKHVLLKPA from the coding sequence ATGACCAAATTTAAATCAGATTTCCTGAACATTTTACAGGAGCGCGGCTTCATCCACCAATGCTCCGATTTCGAGGGCCTCGACGCGCTTGCCGCGAAGGGCCAGGCGATCGCCTATGTCGGCTACGACTGCACCGCGCCGTCGCTCCATATCGGCAATTACCTCACCATGATGATGCTGTACTGGCTGCAGCAGAGCGGCAATAAGCCGATCACCCTGATGGGCGGCGGCACCACCATGGTCGGCGACCCCTCCGGCAAGGATGAATCGCGCGCAATCCGCTCGATCGAGGAAATCGAGGCCAACAAGGCCTCGATCCGCGGCGTGTTCGCGAAGGTACTGCGCTACGGTTCGGGCCTGAGCGATGCGATCATGCTCGACAATGCCGAATGGCTGACGAAACTGAACTACATCGAAATGCTGCGCGACGTCGGCCGGCACTTCTCCGTCAACCGCATGCTGACGATGGATTCGGTCAGGCTCCGTCTCGAGCGCGAGCAGGAGATGAGCTTCATCGAATTCAACTACATGGTCTGCCAGGCCTACGACTTCGTCGAGCTGGCGCGGCGCACCGGATGCCGGTTGCAGATGGGCGGCTCCGATCAATGGGGCAACATCGTCAACGGCGTCGATCTCGGCCGCCGCATGGGCACGCCGCAATTGTTCGCGCTGACGACGCCGCTGCTGACGACAGCGTCAGGCGCCAAGATGGGCAAGACCGCACAAGGCGCGGTGTGGCTCAACGCCGACCAGTTCTCGCCCTACGACTTCTGGCAGTACTGGCGCAACGTCGAGGACGCCGACGTCGTCAAGTTTCTAAAGCTGTTCACGATCCTGCCGATGGGCGAAATCGAAAAGCTCGCAGCATTGCAGGGCGGCGAGATCAACGAGGCCAAGAAGGTGCTGGCGACGGAAGCCACCGCGCTGCTGCATGGTCGCGAGGCCGCCAACACAGCCGCCGAAACCGCCCGGCAAACTTTTGAGCAAGGCACGATCGCCGAGAGCCTGCCCACCGTGGAAGTTTCGCGCGGCGAACTCGCGGCCGGCATCGGCGTCCCGGGCGCCTTCGTCAAGGCCGGCCTCGTGGCCTCGAACGGCGAAGCACGGCGCCAGATCAAGGGCGGCGGCTTGCGCGTCAACGACGCCGCCGTGACCGACGAGAAGATGATGCTGACACCGTCCAACCTCACGCCGGAAGGCGTCATCAAGCTTTCCATGGGGAAGAAAAAGCACGTCCTGCTCAAGCCAGCCTGA
- a CDS encoding anhydro-N-acetylmuramic acid kinase, with amino-acid sequence MMLTALGLMSGTSLDGVDVALIETDGRRVNALGPSGYRPYTDTERGLLRQALYEAADLPDRAARPGCLREAEQVVTSAHVEAVAAFTAQHRLRFDDIDIVGFHGQTVLHRPDKKLTVQIGDAAALAKTIHIPVMYDFRAADVEAGGQGAPFVPVYHRALAQSLDWEGPTVVVNIGGVANITYIDGDTLIACDTGPGNALLDDYMFRWLNQRFDTEGRTAALGKVDAAWIARALQMPFFSLPPPKSLDRNDFAGLKLGDVPPEDGAATLTAFTAAAIARVVPLLPKEPKNWIVAGGGARNLTMLRMLRECLAPATVRAADTLGWASDAIEAQAFGFLAARGLKGLPLSYPATTGVAFPMTGGIIARP; translated from the coding sequence ATGATGTTGACGGCATTAGGTTTGATGAGCGGCACCTCGCTCGATGGGGTCGATGTCGCTTTGATCGAAACCGACGGACGCCGGGTGAACGCGCTCGGACCGTCCGGATACCGGCCCTATACCGATACCGAGCGCGGCTTGTTGCGGCAGGCGCTGTACGAGGCCGCCGACCTGCCGGACCGCGCGGCGCGGCCCGGCTGCCTGCGCGAGGCCGAGCAGGTCGTTACCTCAGCGCATGTCGAGGCGGTGGCCGCCTTTACCGCGCAACACCGGTTGCGTTTTGACGACATCGATATCGTCGGTTTTCACGGCCAGACCGTGCTGCATCGGCCCGATAAAAAATTAACGGTCCAGATCGGCGACGCGGCTGCGCTCGCCAAGACGATCCACATTCCGGTCATGTACGATTTCCGCGCTGCCGACGTCGAAGCTGGCGGGCAGGGCGCGCCCTTTGTGCCGGTGTATCACCGCGCGCTCGCCCAATCGCTGGACTGGGAGGGGCCGACTGTCGTGGTCAATATCGGCGGGGTCGCCAACATCACCTATATCGACGGCGATACGCTGATCGCCTGCGACACCGGTCCGGGCAACGCGCTGCTCGACGACTACATGTTCCGCTGGCTGAACCAGCGTTTCGATACCGAGGGCCGCACCGCCGCGCTGGGTAAGGTCGATGCGGCCTGGATCGCCCGCGCGCTGCAGATGCCGTTCTTTTCGCTGCCCCCGCCGAAATCGCTCGATCGCAACGATTTTGCGGGGCTGAAGCTCGGCGATGTGCCGCCCGAGGATGGCGCGGCGACGCTGACCGCGTTTACTGCAGCCGCGATCGCCAGGGTGGTGCCGCTGCTGCCGAAGGAACCCAAGAACTGGATCGTGGCTGGCGGCGGCGCCCGCAACCTGACCATGCTCCGTATGCTGCGTGAGTGTCTGGCCCCGGCGACCGTCCGCGCGGCGGACACGCTGGGCTGGGCGTCCGACGCCATCGAGGCGCAGGCCTTCGGCTTTCTGGCGGCACGGGGCCTGAAGGGCCTGCCGCTCAGCTACCCGGCCACCACGGGGGTGGCATTCCCGATGACCGGGGGCATCATCGCGCGACCCTGA
- a CDS encoding glutathione S-transferase family protein, whose protein sequence is MAPKLTLISHKLCPYVQRAVIALTEKGVPFERIDIDLANKPDWFLKISPLGKVPVLLVETADGEAALFESNVICEYIEETQGGAKLHPQDALKRAQHRAWMEFGSTILSELWGLETTGDPAVFETKRKAVAAKFAQVEKTLGAGPFFAGKDFSLVDAVFAPIFRYFDVFDELIDLSVFADTPKVRAWRKALAQRPSVRTAVGPDYPQLLHAFLVRHNAHMLKLAA, encoded by the coding sequence ATGGCACCAAAACTCACGCTGATCAGCCACAAGCTTTGCCCCTATGTGCAGCGCGCGGTGATCGCGCTCACTGAAAAGGGCGTTCCGTTCGAGCGGATCGATATCGATCTCGCCAACAAGCCGGACTGGTTTCTGAAGATTTCGCCGCTTGGCAAGGTGCCGGTGCTGCTTGTCGAAACCGCGGACGGCGAGGCGGCGCTGTTCGAGAGCAATGTCATCTGCGAGTACATCGAAGAGACGCAAGGCGGCGCGAAACTGCATCCGCAGGACGCGCTCAAGCGGGCGCAGCACCGCGCGTGGATGGAATTCGGCTCGACCATTCTGAGCGAGCTCTGGGGCTTGGAGACGACGGGTGATCCCGCGGTCTTTGAAACCAAGCGGAAGGCAGTAGCCGCGAAGTTCGCGCAGGTCGAAAAAACGCTCGGCGCGGGACCGTTCTTTGCCGGCAAGGATTTCAGTCTGGTGGACGCGGTGTTCGCGCCGATCTTCCGTTACTTCGACGTGTTCGATGAACTGATCGATCTTTCGGTGTTTGCCGATACGCCAAAGGTGCGCGCATGGCGAAAGGCGCTGGCGCAGCGGCCGAGCGTGCGTACGGCAGTCGGGCCCGACTATCCGCAATTGCTGCACGCGTTCCTGGTGCGCCATAACGCGCATATGCTGAAGCTGGCGGCTTAG
- a CDS encoding alpha/beta hydrolase, producing MPEVIFTGPAGRLEGRYHPAKQKNAPIAMILHPHPQFHGTMNHQIVYQCYYAFAHRGFSVLRFNFRGVGRSQGSFDHGTGELSDAASALDWAQTINPEARACWVAGFSFGAWIGMQLLMRRPEVEGFISIAPPANLYDFSFLAPCPSSGLIVHGERDAVVPPKDVNTLVEKLKTQKGIVIDQQIIPGANHFFDGKLEPLMETVTGYLDMRLANVR from the coding sequence ATGCCTGAAGTTATTTTCACCGGCCCCGCAGGCCGCCTCGAAGGCCGTTATCATCCGGCCAAGCAGAAGAACGCGCCGATCGCGATGATCCTGCATCCGCATCCGCAGTTTCACGGCACGATGAATCACCAGATCGTCTACCAGTGCTACTACGCGTTTGCGCATCGCGGCTTCTCGGTGCTGCGTTTCAATTTCCGCGGTGTCGGCCGCAGCCAGGGCTCGTTCGACCACGGCACCGGCGAATTGTCGGATGCGGCTTCCGCGCTGGACTGGGCGCAGACCATCAATCCCGAAGCGCGCGCCTGCTGGGTCGCCGGCTTCTCGTTCGGCGCCTGGATCGGCATGCAGCTCCTGATGCGCCGGCCCGAGGTCGAAGGCTTCATCTCGATCGCGCCGCCCGCCAATCTCTACGACTTCTCCTTCCTCGCGCCCTGCCCGTCGTCGGGCCTGATCGTGCATGGCGAGAGGGACGCGGTGGTGCCGCCAAAGGACGTCAACACGCTGGTCGAGAAACTGAAGACCCAAAAGGGTATCGTGATCGACCAGCAGATCATCCCGGGCGCCAACCACTTCTTCGACGGCAAGCTGGAGCCGCTGATGGAGACGGTGACCGGCTATCTCGACATGCGGCTCGCCAACGTCCGCTGA
- a CDS encoding cysteine desulfurase family protein, with protein MPERVYLDWNATTPLRPEARQAMAAAWDMAGNPSSVHAEGRQARRLVEDARAAISAAIGARPQDAVFTSGGTEANALALTPGLRRGAGEPVRRLLVSAIEHTSVLSGGRFSPEAIGTIQVTGSGLIDIDHLRRLLAVGQPALVSVMLANNETGALQPIGEVADIVHEAGGLLHVDAIQALGKIPFDIKSMKADLVTLSAHKTGGPKGVGALVLSEDVHGLEPLLRGGGQELGRRAGTENVAGISAFGVAATVAMAALAEDAARLQALRGRLEKGLQQTPGMIVFSEDAPRLPNTILFTVPGLKAETAVIGFDLGGIAVSSGSACSSGKVQPSHVLAAMGVGGELAQGAVRLSLGWSTSEADIDLALQAWRKLADGLLRGRRNTA; from the coding sequence ATGCCTGAACGGGTTTATCTCGACTGGAATGCGACGACGCCGCTTCGGCCTGAGGCGAGGCAGGCGATGGCCGCCGCTTGGGACATGGCCGGCAATCCGTCCTCGGTTCATGCCGAAGGTCGGCAGGCGCGTCGGCTGGTCGAGGATGCACGCGCAGCCATCTCCGCGGCCATCGGCGCCCGGCCGCAGGATGCGGTGTTTACGTCGGGTGGCACGGAGGCGAATGCGCTGGCGCTGACGCCGGGACTACGGCGGGGCGCGGGCGAACCGGTCCGTCGGTTATTGGTCTCGGCTATCGAGCACACGTCGGTGCTGTCGGGCGGGCGTTTCTCGCCGGAGGCGATCGGGACCATCCAGGTCACCGGATCCGGCCTGATCGACATCGACCATCTGCGGAGGCTTCTTGCCGTTGGGCAGCCGGCGCTTGTCTCGGTCATGCTCGCCAATAACGAGACCGGCGCGCTTCAACCGATCGGCGAAGTCGCTGACATCGTGCATGAAGCAGGCGGGCTGCTGCATGTCGATGCGATCCAGGCGCTGGGAAAAATACCGTTTGATATCAAGTCGATGAAGGCCGATCTGGTTACGCTTTCTGCGCACAAGACCGGTGGCCCCAAGGGCGTTGGTGCTCTGGTTCTGTCCGAGGATGTGCACGGGCTGGAGCCGCTGCTGCGTGGAGGCGGGCAGGAGCTCGGGCGCCGGGCCGGCACTGAGAATGTCGCTGGCATCTCGGCCTTCGGCGTGGCTGCCACTGTCGCAATGGCCGCGCTGGCGGAAGACGCCGCCCGCTTACAGGCTCTGCGCGGGCGGCTTGAGAAGGGGCTCCAACAGACTCCTGGAATGATTGTGTTTTCCGAGGACGCGCCGCGGCTACCGAATACCATCCTGTTCACGGTTCCCGGCCTGAAGGCCGAAACGGCCGTGATTGGCTTCGATCTCGGCGGTATTGCGGTATCTTCGGGTTCCGCCTGCTCGTCCGGCAAGGTCCAGCCGTCTCACGTCCTGGCCGCCATGGGGGTTGGCGGGGAACTGGCGCAGGGAGCGGTGCGGCTCAGTCTGGGCTGGTCTACCTCTGAGGCAGACATTGATTTGGCCCTTCAGGCTTGGCGAAAGCTCGCCGATGGCTTACTTAGAGGGCGACGAAACACAGCTTGA
- the sufB gene encoding Fe-S cluster assembly protein SufB, whose translation MPAVQETVERVRRIDVDQYRYGFETLIESDKAPKGLSEDTVRFISAKKNEPAWMLEWRLEAYRRWLTMTEPTWARVNYPRIDYQELYYYSAPKPKKQIGSLDEIDPEILKTYEKLGIPLREVEVLEGVVKPEGERRIAVDAVFDSVSVATTFQKELKAAGVIFMPISEAIREHPELVKKYLGSVVPTSDNYFATLNSAVFSDGSFVYVPPGVRCPMELSTYFRINERNTGQFERTLIIADKGSYVSYLEGCTAPQRDENQLHAAVVELVTLDDAEIKYSTVQNWYPGNSEGVGGIYNFVTKRGDCRGNNSKISWTQVETGSAITWKYPSCILRGDNSRGEFYSIAISNGHQQVDSGTKMIHLGKNTTSRIISKGIAAGVSQNTYRGLVTAHRKATGARNFTACDSLLIGDKCGAHTVPYVEAKNSSATFEHEATTSKISEDVLFYCVQRGLSQEEAVGLVVNGFVKDVLQQLPMEFAVEAQKLISISLEGSVG comes from the coding sequence ATGCCAGCCGTACAAGAGACGGTCGAGCGCGTCAGGCGCATCGACGTCGACCAGTATCGATATGGGTTTGAGACGCTGATCGAATCCGACAAGGCGCCCAAGGGGCTGTCGGAAGACACGGTCCGCTTCATTTCCGCAAAGAAGAACGAACCTGCCTGGATGCTGGAATGGCGTCTGGAGGCCTATCGCCGCTGGCTGACCATGACCGAGCCGACCTGGGCCCGCGTCAATTATCCCAGGATCGACTATCAGGAACTCTATTACTACTCGGCGCCGAAGCCGAAGAAGCAGATCGGCTCGCTCGACGAGATCGATCCGGAAATTCTCAAGACCTACGAGAAGCTCGGCATCCCCCTGCGCGAAGTCGAGGTGCTCGAAGGCGTCGTGAAGCCGGAAGGCGAGCGCAGAATTGCAGTCGATGCCGTGTTCGACTCGGTTTCGGTGGCGACCACGTTCCAGAAGGAATTGAAGGCGGCCGGCGTGATCTTCATGCCGATCTCGGAGGCGATCCGCGAACATCCCGAACTGGTGAAGAAGTATCTCGGTTCGGTCGTGCCGACCTCGGACAATTACTTCGCGACGCTGAACTCCGCGGTGTTCTCCGACGGCTCGTTCGTCTACGTGCCGCCGGGCGTGCGCTGCCCGATGGAGCTGTCGACCTATTTCCGCATCAACGAACGCAACACCGGCCAGTTCGAGCGCACGCTGATCATCGCCGACAAGGGGTCTTACGTCAGCTATCTCGAAGGCTGCACCGCACCGCAGCGCGACGAGAACCAGTTGCATGCCGCAGTCGTCGAACTCGTCACGCTCGACGATGCCGAGATCAAGTATTCGACGGTGCAGAACTGGTATCCCGGCAATTCCGAAGGCGTCGGCGGCATCTACAATTTCGTCACCAAGCGTGGTGACTGCCGCGGCAACAATTCGAAGATCTCCTGGACCCAGGTCGAAACGGGGTCGGCGATCACCTGGAAATATCCGAGCTGCATCCTGCGCGGCGACAATTCACGCGGCGAGTTCTACTCGATCGCGATCTCGAACGGTCACCAGCAGGTCGACTCTGGCACCAAGATGATCCATCTCGGCAAGAACACGACGAGCCGGATCATCTCCAAGGGCATCGCCGCGGGCGTCTCGCAGAACACCTATCGCGGCCTCGTCACCGCGCACCGCAAGGCGACCGGCGCACGCAACTTCACCGCCTGCGACTCGCTGCTGATCGGCGACAAATGCGGCGCGCACACCGTGCCTTATGTCGAGGCGAAGAACTCGTCGGCGACCTTCGAGCACGAAGCGACGACGTCGAAGATCTCCGAGGACGTGCTGTTCTATTGCGTCCAGCGCGGTCTCAGCCAGGAAGAAGCGGTTGGCCTCGTCGTCAACGGTTTTGTGAAGGATGTGCTGCAGCAACTGCCGATGGAGTTCGCGGTGGAAGCGCAGAAGCTGATCTCGATCTCGCTGGAGGGCAGCGTCGGGTAA
- the sufC gene encoding Fe-S cluster assembly ATPase SufC → MTALLEVKDLKVGVEDNEILHGLSLTVNPGEVHAIMGPNGSGKSTLSHVIAGKPGYEVTGGEILFRGEDLLEMSPDERAAKGVFLAFQYPVEIPGVTTWNFLHTALNAQRKARGESLLSSPEFLKKVREVAKSLNIPQDMLKRGVNVGFSGGEKKRNEILQMALFEPAVCILDEMDSGLDIDALRIAADGVNALRSPDRAMVVITHYQRLLNYIVPDFVHVMSKGRVVKSGGKDLALELEASGYTQFEDAA, encoded by the coding sequence ATGACTGCGTTGCTTGAAGTGAAAGATCTGAAAGTCGGTGTCGAGGATAACGAAATCCTCCATGGGCTGTCGCTCACGGTGAACCCGGGCGAGGTGCACGCGATCATGGGGCCGAACGGCTCCGGCAAATCGACGCTGTCGCACGTCATCGCCGGCAAGCCCGGTTACGAAGTCACCGGCGGCGAAATCCTGTTCAGGGGCGAGGATCTGCTGGAGATGTCGCCGGATGAGCGCGCCGCCAAGGGCGTGTTCCTGGCGTTTCAGTATCCGGTCGAAATCCCCGGCGTTACCACCTGGAATTTCCTGCATACGGCGCTGAACGCCCAGCGAAAAGCCCGAGGCGAAAGCCTGCTTTCGTCTCCGGAATTTCTCAAGAAGGTGCGCGAGGTCGCAAAGTCGCTCAACATTCCGCAGGATATGCTCAAGCGCGGCGTCAATGTCGGGTTTTCCGGCGGCGAGAAGAAGCGCAACGAGATCTTGCAGATGGCGCTGTTCGAGCCGGCCGTCTGCATCCTTGATGAAATGGATTCCGGCCTCGACATCGACGCGCTCCGCATCGCGGCCGACGGCGTCAATGCGCTGCGTTCGCCGGACCGTGCCATGGTCGTCATCACGCATTACCAGCGGCTGCTAAACTACATCGTGCCTGACTTCGTGCACGTGATGTCGAAGGGACGGGTCGTCAAAAGCGGCGGCAAGGATCTGGCGCTGGAACTCGAGGCTTCCGGCTACACCCAGTTCGAAGACGCAGCCTGA
- the sufD gene encoding Fe-S cluster assembly protein SufD: protein MNLVLAKNETGRALSDSFAIARDRLPGTGRVAEARSAAFEAYDRVGLPHRRIEDWKYTDLRALMREVLPLAPAPDAAALTRAAAALKLQAIKGARRLVLVDGVFAPKLSELDGLEKGLTIRTLREVLEGGDATLQAQLFTLDIANPMVALNSAMMTDGVVVEIANGVVLTQPLHIIHIASGSAPAAMFTRSLLRLGKDAGVMLVESYIAADGANGYQAHDSLIVAIGDNSRLDHVRLVEDGREAFNICSAVVTLGAHAHFNTFGMTSGAAVSRYQATIAFAGEGSRVETNGVNLLNGRQHADTTLLMDHAVPHCASREVFRAVADDRGHSVFQGRIIVRPDAQKTDAKMMTRALLLSDEAEADNKPELEIFADDVTCGHGATTGALDESLLFYLRARGLSEKEAQALLIQAFVGEAIESIVNDDLRELAIAAAQRWLEARS from the coding sequence ATGAACCTAGTTTTGGCAAAGAACGAGACCGGACGTGCGCTAAGCGACAGCTTTGCCATCGCGCGCGACCGGCTGCCGGGCACAGGCAGGGTCGCTGAGGCGCGAAGCGCCGCCTTCGAGGCCTATGACCGTGTGGGCCTGCCGCACCGGCGGATCGAGGACTGGAAATACACCGACCTGCGCGCGCTGATGCGCGAAGTGTTGCCGCTGGCGCCCGCACCGGATGCCGCTGCGCTGACACGGGCCGCTGCTGCCCTGAAGCTTCAGGCGATCAAGGGTGCACGTCGGCTGGTGCTGGTGGACGGCGTATTCGCGCCAAAGCTCTCCGAACTGGACGGGCTTGAGAAGGGATTGACCATCCGCACCCTGCGCGAAGTGCTGGAGGGTGGTGACGCTACGTTGCAGGCGCAGCTCTTCACGCTTGATATCGCCAATCCGATGGTGGCGCTCAACAGCGCGATGATGACCGATGGCGTGGTGGTCGAGATCGCCAATGGCGTCGTGCTGACGCAGCCGCTGCATATCATTCATATCGCCAGCGGCTCCGCGCCCGCGGCGATGTTCACCCGCTCGCTGTTGCGCCTCGGCAAGGATGCCGGCGTGATGCTGGTCGAAAGCTACATTGCGGCCGATGGCGCCAACGGCTATCAGGCTCACGACTCGCTGATTGTAGCGATCGGCGACAATTCGCGGCTGGACCATGTTCGATTGGTCGAGGACGGCCGCGAGGCCTTCAACATCTGCTCCGCCGTCGTCACGCTGGGCGCACACGCGCACTTCAATACGTTTGGTATGACCTCGGGCGCTGCCGTCAGCCGCTATCAGGCCACCATTGCCTTCGCCGGCGAGGGCTCCCGCGTCGAGACCAACGGCGTCAATCTGCTCAATGGCCGGCAGCACGCCGACACGACGCTGTTGATGGACCACGCAGTGCCGCATTGCGCCAGCCGCGAGGTGTTCCGCGCCGTCGCCGACGACCGCGGCCATTCGGTGTTCCAGGGCCGCATCATCGTGCGCCCGGATGCGCAGAAGACCGACGCCAAGATGATGACGCGGGCGCTGTTGCTGTCCGACGAGGCCGAAGCCGACAACAAGCCGGAACTCGAAATCTTCGCCGATGACGTCACCTGCGGCCATGGCGCAACCACCGGCGCGCTCGACGAGAGCCTGCTGTTCTACCTGCGCGCCCGTGGCCTTTCCGAAAAGGAAGCCCAGGCGCTGCTGATCCAGGCCTTCGTGGGCGAGGCCATTGAATCGATCGTCAACGATGATCTGCGTGAGCTCGCGATTGCAGCCGCGCAGCGCTGGCTGGAGGCGCGGTCATGA